CAACACATTATCAGTGATAATCATTTTGCCCATCGGAGTAACAACAGATAGATTGGAATTCATACTAGTGGTGCGAAGATCATGCAAAACAACGAATGCATGAGAAACAAAGGAATGAAATGCTCCAGTATCAAATAACACTCGTGCTATAAAACCACATAGAGTAAAATTACCGGTAATGACAGTACCTGGAGCTGCCTGAGCCTCATCCTCAGTCAAGGCAAATACATGAACAGATGACTAATTTTGTTGACCACCTTGCCCTCTGCTCTGATGCGAAGGGCGACTAGGCTGATGGGAGGACTGGGACGCTGTTGGAATTCTATTACTTTGAGCTCTACTATCTGCCTGGGCTGATTTCCCCGTCTTACtaggacagactctagcaaaatggCCAGGCCGACCACAAACATTACAAACCCCTTGAACTCCAACACACTGATTACTGGAATGTTTGCCCCCACAGTGATCACAATAAGGTCCACTGTAACGATATCCACCACGGTTCCCTGAACTCGAAGAACTAGAACCGGGCTTCTTAAATTGCTTCCCACGTGGACGAAGAGATGCAGAACCAGATGAACTGAATTGTTGCCTCCCCGACTGATGATGTTGGGTAGGAACTCGATTGCCACTCCTTTTAAGACTAGCTTCAGCCATTTTTGCTATTTCCACTGCTTCAAGATAATTCAGTGGCTTACCGGTAGAAACAAAAGGGTGCAGATGATCGttcaatccttcaataaaacttTCAACAACAGCAACCTGACTTgcagcaacatgaggagcataTCTCAGCATAGCATAAAAAGAATCTGCATACTCCGCAACTGACATATCGCCTTGTTTCAGGTTATGAAACTCAGAAGCCTTAGAACTGTAGAATGATGGAGGACAATAACTCTCCTTAAACTTCAGCTTGAATATATCACATGATGGAATGATCCTCTGAGCATCTAAAGTCATCAATGTAGTAGACCACCACATTTTGGCACGATCTTTCAACTGATGCACAGCTAATCTCAATCGACACTCTGGAGgatactcaatcaaatcgaaCAATTTCTCAATCTCAGGAACCCATAACTCAGCTTTCTCAGCTCCCTCTGAACCACTGAATCGAGGAGGATGCATAAAATGGAAACACGCAACTAACTCATCCATCCTaagatgctctaactgatcagcAGCTTGCTCCACAAAAGCATCATCAACAACCCGGACACGAGGTCTACCACgcccacgacctcgacctcgagctAGAGAAATCTCATCAACAGGAATTTCTCCACCTCCCTCCATTCTATACGATAAAACACCAAAACAATTAGAATGGAAGTAAACAGATCATATAATCACATAACCATTCTGTCAAGTAGCATATACATGCGCAACAACCATTTTAGTGCCAAGACTCGAGTGTCCTAGTCTCTAGTTCGAGCGTATCCCagtttacgctctgataccaagatgtgaggcccatttactctaatgacaattaatgatcaaacaataatggtttgactTAAAGCTGCAGCGGAAAAAGGTTTAAATtactttaaaacggacctcagggcctagaaaaaatttcggcatgacctccccgtaagtaggacatcccgaaaactcaaacaacagtttatatcaaaatatactccaactagaATCATTAAAACAACAACCAAAGtcaacaacctatagccgcactggccaggactaaacagaatttaaaacttaccaaatactcaccagatcaAGAATATCACAGAGTCGCCTCAGAACATAACCAAAACAACCAAATATCAatacagatacacggggcatctccctgGCAAATAAAGTACAATACAAGTCtgaaacaaactcaagacatacatataaactaactgggagactccactgaacagaaccaagcaatccaacctcaatcccgagctccactggcggaatctcggcctgatgctgcaaaacgactcgggagatctaccatggtgtcCTATAACAACCACAACAGCCcccccagtaaacaactgaggttaggattctggtatgaaacagttcaacaataacaacaataacataaatcatgcataatcatataataaaatgtaatatgcaatgcatgaaaggctcaacgaataactgggataacaggagccaacaaacggtacgacaacaactggaataatgctcgagaaacaacacaggggagctacatcgtcatgcagctaaaccgccctgccaagtatgcgaggtatgccaagctgtgctgaataacacccctgactcggcctcaatacagctgatacgatataacaggatgacacaacagaacgaactagatgacacaatcccaacgatcacctcaaaaggctgcactaaccatgggattgttcaatcacatctacagTATCATGTGTttaggcctatcagccacacaatgatcccgagataaacaacagtgccagataacaacgaATATCAACAatggctaacaagaacgatagggctcaacatgaatgtcataactgAATGCCCAATGTTAAATACCAATAATATGTCATAGACATAAACATATATCAcaacgaaggcatttaacaatttacaaCAACCAACAAGTCATACACCTGATCAATGAaacacagaatgacaattaaacataatttatgttttaccgtcgtatgttaccgaactgtaacatacctataccaactTGACAATCCAATATCACTTCACTTCAAGACTCTCGGCCTAAACAAAACCACAATAAGCCGATCGTGAAAACTACATTCCACACCAATGTCCGATTTGGCACAAAAgagtataaaattcatatctcgctcaatattattggaaatgaaagataaCTTGAATATTTAACTTTTTCTAGAAGAAACTATTTTCCAAATCTCAGTAGATAAAGCTCAGAATTTCCAAGAACACACTGCTACTTACGAATTCGCGGACATAATCTCACACACTGAGCAGTTCTAGAAAAACAAGCATAACTTgctcaattcttaatggaatttaacgaatTTTATATCATTACGAAGAAAACACATAGCTCTACAACTTTCTTTTGAATCACAAGTCCAGAATCCGAGCGCATAATTGACAAAAACTCGAATTACAGTAGGTGTCCTGCACAGCATCATTTCAGAATTCGatttgacacattttggtagaaaaatcatatcaattccgtttcttatccaaattcGATGATTCCAGCGGCTATAGAAAGCTAACAAACAGAGCTACAAGTTCTTTTTAAGTCATTTCTACAAATTCAAACTACAAAAGTCGCAGCAACCCAAAACTCTCACCCAAAATCGGAAGAATTCTCGCAGAAACATAGCACCCGAACAACAGCTTCGATCTACCCGAATCCTTGCTCAAACTTCGCGATTTCTGACTTTAATCGAAGCTTAGGATGTTAGGAAGACACCCCTTCAGACCGATCGAGATTTGGACGCCGGACGGAGGAGATATCGCGATTTTCCCGTAGCCGCTACACAAGTGACGTGAATGGGTTTCCTCTTTCTTTCCTTTTCCTTCTTCTCtcgtttcttttctcttttatttggtaagttatgtgtatgtatatgtatatatatatcttgtgtatttggttactaaaatagtaaatcaagcccatttatCCCGATCTGTATTTATTTGttctcgtgtgttatttaaactctatatgtattttgtatcgttaaattctccgatattctaaaatacatatttttaacacacttctataatttatttggcataaataattattttaatttacaactcaataattattctaattatgccaaattaccggataattaaaTACATGGCCTTACATTCAATAGCTCAGAAATGAAAAGAAACAACGAAGAAATCGTCTTCGGAAGATAGATATGAAGAATCATCGACTGTTTTCAAAGGTGAAATTccgaaaatttgatttttatacCTAGTCGCAAATTATATGCTTCTCAGAAGAAATCTCTTAATGGGTTTTTTTGTTTGCGAATAATTTATGTTGGGTTTCATAATTTCATGGAGGAAAGTggattttattttcttatgtTTTAATGTGTGCCTGAATTAGATAATTATGTATAAAACTTGTTAATAATTTTTTGAGTTTTTGTGGAGATCTTTTCTTGTCGTGTAAAATAGTATGGACATAAAAGAAGATTGTGCTTTTGTTAGTTATTCACTGTGTTTTTTTCTTGCAATCAATTTAAATTTGTTCGACAATAGCAATTACAGTAGACTCATAGCAATTTATTGACATATTCTTTATGGTAGTTGTTTTTTAGACTTTATCGGTAAACAAAAAAATATCCTATTTagttgaaatgaaatatttatctcCTCATATGTGCTTGATTTCTTTTTGTTATGTTACAtagatttttttaatgaaatctcACTAATTCAAACTGATATGTTGTCCAACTAAGTTGATTTTCTTCTAATGGAGAAAAGTGAACACGTATACTattagttaaattttttttaaccaaatTGTGCAGAGTTATGTTTATgcttttggaaaaaaattagcTTCTTTTTTACTTTCCTTATATTTGGAAGTAAGTGTGCAAGATGAACGGTAGGCGTCGTTACATTATACTCTTTGTGCTACTGCACCAAATGACGATTCGTACCATTTTATGGTATGTTTTTAGTACGACATCGTACGAGATTTGAAACGTCTatcattttaaaagtgcggaaatatatatatatatatatatatatatatatatatatattaaagctCGCAATTACAAAATAACATATATCACAATCGTATTTATTTGCCAATAAAATTagcgcagtttaaaataactcaCGTCATCCATAATCAACATAAACGTAAACGTAAACGTGTAAAAACCGCAGTATCACCAATGTATAAAAATTGTTTAATTCTTCTGAAAACTCATAACTTAATATGCGGAAAAATGAGCGTCCTCGGGctatgtcaccgcaccagggctgcttactcagagttcagcacctcctgtctcctgctcaaaatgctcacctgcatcacacactcctagtgagtctaaagactcaacacacctgtaccagtgataacaagtacatatacgtaacacacaacagtgaaaaatagcgTAATCAATATCCATTTCATGTCTACAGTAAAATCGTATACGTAAACGTGTCCTGTCAAAACGTGGCATTGActatagcatgtatcatcgtatcagtatatacgtgttaaatttcttaatttgaattctattcattagctgtgactttcgtatcatcatgttagtcgatggatccatctacgtgtaaccgcggtacccagCGGCAAAGATCATCAGCGACATCATTACCCACCCCCTGAGTCCCGGcctacatgtcatcgtgtcatcgtgttactcacaactaaatcacttccttaaaaaacgtgtcatcataatcatcacttaaataaacatgcatatacgtaactttttccttaaaaccaagcatgcaccgtatttttcataattttcataaaaatcataaacgttatgcataaacattcaaaacatgataaaatgtgctcagggcgatgccatgaccaaaatctcacctgtgcaaaatgattattttgcccctagaaacccaaaaattacaattttacccctggacctctaaaattgacccgaagcttactaaactccttaaaatcctccaaaacatatttaaaagcattcctaaATGTAAACCCGAGCCAAATTCACAACTTAACCGagtcgttttaaaacttggaccggtgtcACGGTTTTAACCCAAATCACATCGaaaattaaccaaaattttcccgACTTTTTACCACACTTAAGGGACATCTAAAAAGTCCTAATGGTCTCGAGATCAGCCCTTAACTCCACGGCTGGAATTCCAGAAATTGGCACCAATATCGACCCCTCCTAAAATAGCATCCTATTACATTCATCTCCCAAAACTCGCGCCTCTAGCCTATCCCCGTCGTACCAGCCATGAACCAGCCCACCATCGACTACCCTAGGACCCCTCTGGACTCACCGAACCCACGGCCCTAGCCCCATGCAGCCCCCACTACCAGCCCGATTGCTAGAGACCCACAAGCGCCTCCTTTGCACTCCTTTGCACTCGATTCATTTGTGCTGCTCAAGGTTCAGTCCAGCAATGCTAGGGCCCTCCCAGGACATGGTTCGGACCCATCAGAAGTAGATCCACCGCCTGGACTCACCCTGGCACCAACAGCTCCCCCTTACCCTCGATATAAGCAAAACCCGAGCAGCACCACGATTTCATCCCCTCGCCCCTACCACTCACAGCAACAACGACCAGTGTTGCTTATAGAACCACACCTCGACACCTTTAACAATCTCTTAACAACCCTAGGCCGCAGACCCTTGCACAAAATCAGAGAAGAACGTGAGTAACATTAAGAGAAATGCATGACATGGATGAAAACTGAAAAATCCCTTCATGTTCATGGACAGATCGAATTAATTCATGCATCAGATATATACTACGTGAATGATGCAGCAAAGGTGATACAAAGCATGCCTTATGAGTTTGGAGATCAAGAACGATGTGGGGGAGACCCGGGAGAATTTTTCTATGCAAGAATTGAAGTGGCCGATGATTTCGTGAGCTGCTGATGGGGAAACCGAGAGGAAAAGTGCAGCTGGGGGAGGGTGTCCGCTGATATGAgttttaggtttaggttaataaCGCTTAGGTGCTTAATTATATAGTTAATAATTAGTTAATGTGCCAGCatcttaaaagttttaaaagagttttaagtccaataagcttaaaattagtcccattaaatccaaacaaactctcgaaaaatatttcgtattggaaagattttgaaaatataagccgaaccctcaaaaagtcccccgattcgataaaatttgcgtaccgttaaaatAAAATCCCGTAGGTAAAAAAATACCCCATAAAATCCCATTTTAGAAAAacacacttaaaaacaccttatattaattaataaaaataaatcatgtaataaaataatttctgaaaattctccggtctccattTCTCGTTCGAGTGctaaatgcatctagaaaccctaattcaTGAACTTCCAAAATTTCGTGAAATgaattctaccatgcatgaattatgcataaaatgcataaaaataatttaaaacttaactaaaaataaaattctagattgcatgcattcaggttacgtgaattaaattcctggaccttacaagaTTACTCGCAAGAAGACAACGTCAAGTACATAGAACATCATCTTAGTACAccatagctaaaagaattaatGGACAAATAAACCATTTGCATAGGATTATCGAAACGAGAGATGTTCAATATGTGGTGAATTTAAGGatgaataaaaatacatttgcCTACTTATGTTATTTTCTAACTTATGTCGAGGGGCTGAGAGATTCTAGATATGTTAGGATTGAAGAGaatgtgaaaatgtttttgtcTATCTTAGCGCATCATAAGAAAAATCGAATTATTGGTCATGATTATGTACGAAGCTAGTAGTCAAACAATCAGCGTTCATTTCCATGAATTTCTAGGCTCGGTCCTCAAGTTACATACTATACTGCTTGTGAAGCCTTCGACAGTCGCCGACAATTGCACCGAAGACACATGGAAGTGGTTCAAGGTAATATTTACATATTTTGGATACTTTACTTTTTGGCATTGTCACTATACAAGAAGGATCTGTCAAGCATATTGTTATGTAATACTGGGCTGTGTTGGTGCATTTGACGGTACATATGTAAACATTCACATatcaatttcttttttttaaaaaagaagaagTATAGAACTAGAAAAGAAACCATTGCAGTGAATGTGTTGGGGGTGTGCAACCGAGATATGAACTTCATTTACGCACTGTGTGGGTGGGAAAGATCGGCAACAGATGCAATAGTTCTTCGAGATGCCTTAGCTCATGGTGATAAACTCAAAGTTCAaagatgttaaaatatttagtttaaTATTATGATGTCATTTCAATATActattttaatgttttataaATTTCTTTGCAGCAATACTCCTGACTAATTAGATAGTTGTGCTACAAAGCTTAATTTGGTATAATCTTCTGTTAGTTCTTTTTTAGATTGATGCCTTTAAGGATTCCCGTTATGTTTCTTCACCTCAAGCAGCAGGTAGGCACAGAATGTTTATTGGAGCAATTAATTCCAGTAATAATAAAGCTACTACATGTCTTTCCTTGCGAGGTTTCAAGTTTTGGACACAATAAAATGATTTTGACCAGACTTTGATCTCATAGCCCATGCTTACCTTTATGATAACATTTGGGGTGAGTTATTCCACAACGTAAGTGTGTATTAAATGTCCCACGATTTGGACAATTTTACCTTTTGAGCTAATTTTTGGGTGGATTTATTCATGGTATTAGCGAGCATCGATTTAATCAAGTTattgagagttgtatatatgattttacacaatcATGTCCTTGAGCTAACTTTTGAATTTCGTGGCTTTCCGTTCGCAAAATCTCATTTTTAATACCAAATGGGAATCGATTTCATCGCACAATACCAGAGTTTTTTGCCAAACGTAATCAATTGTAACAATCTTTGCATGTAACAATACAAGTGATCTGGTGTTGGATGACCATGCGTATCTGCTGTTAGTCAAAATATCAGATCATCCTAGAATTAGAGTCTTCCTCAGTTAGGTATATAGCTGCTTATGGAGCTTTGTCTCCAAGCACTAATTTTCCTTTATAAAGAACATCACACATAGATATCATGTGTAAGGTATAGAAAAACACCAATTTGTGTAAGGTTTCTTAGTTTTGAGAAGGGAAATAATTGTTCTTCATTCTATTCTTCTCCGGAAGTACTTCAAACAACCTTTAGAGAATGAAGATTAAAGAATTTGTAATCAATTTTGCTAGCTATGGAATTATCTTTGCACAAAATAGGCAACAACCTAACCACAAAATCTAACTAATCTTAAAAAACAAAATCAACTACTTCCTACATATCTGACAAGGATATAATAAGAAGTTCCAAATTACAAACTCTGTCATTACTTATGCATCATAATATTTGTAGAGTACAAATTTTTTATACATATCTGAgtattcaaaaatcatatattaatgttagatttaaaatattcagttctaaaaaatcatatatttattacaaatttttaatgttttgtaGCAAATTTAATATACTTAGTTTTGAGAAGGGAAATCACATCTAAAAAATTTGTTTAATCAATTGTCTTATCATCCACATCAAACTAAATCTTTCATTTATCGATAAACAAAATGACTCGAAATTTGAACTTTGTTGCAACTTTCACTTTTTATCGCtaatattttaagaaaaatactacaaaaaaattgtattttggTACGATAATATCCCGTTCAAGTGAGTGAATTACAAAGGAAACACAAGAACTTGACAATAATTGGTGCAAGAAACTGAAGAAGGCGTGTAATTATTATGAACAGTGAATTTTGGAAAACCAAATAAAAACTACAATTCAATCAAAGTCAAACAATAATACTTTCAAGAATCTACGGTCCCGATAGCCACCGCTTTGCAGATGGGGCAGAAGTTCTTCAGAGTAAGCCAAGTTTTTATGCACTCCACGTGATATCTATGCCTGCAATCCAGCGTCGCAATCCGATCGCTGATCAAATCTGAAAATTCCGTTTCCACAGGATGAATGTGATGAGGAtgagtgttgtgtgtatcagaatgtaggtgttgtgcgtaagtgttgtaacacccacgacaacatgcagcggaaattatagTTTAACACATTAACACACAACTGGAATGACCATAATACGAGATACGAGagataaattatgcacaagtataaaatacttccggggtgcctcagggcaaaataattcactagaaaaacttgtaagtttacaaaaaccaatactagtgaaagaatcAAACAACTCCCTAATTAAGGCGAGTAAAAAAACAATTGCATCAtaaacctctaacaaaccgtataaccaaTATACAGaggatgcatcaactgagaaatgaaaaatcttcaaaaattaACACACTAATTAAAACAGTAATTAGGTGTTGTCTTCAGATGTTGTCAGTGCTTCACAGCAACACTTTAGCAATGCCACGAGCTTGCTGCGATATCAAAAGGATTCTCAGTAAAAATTCGTCTCTCCGAAATTGTTATGCTCTCTATCGTCACTCACCAtagtttcttctcctttgagtcctatttaacatagaaacacaatttcattaggaaacaaactctttttaaaacaaggataatatcttaaagatattgtgatatcatatcttaaagatattatgatatcatatcttaaagatattatgagtcatatcaaatatagtcttatatcacatattgaatttatacgagatcatatcatcaatttcgagattattctcatgtctagaaaggcaaaatattaatgataaaaaaagaaaatatatcaaggaataaaattcctttcaatctccccctttttgtctttctggacaaaacaaaccaaaaatgGTTGTACGGCTCAGCTCCCCCTGAGTTAGAAAATCAGTGACTCTGCCAACTTTAGTTGACTCCCCCTGAATTCTACCGTTAAGCCTTCCCCTGATGAAAAATACAGTTCACACAGGTGTTGTATGTTAGATGTTGCAACATTCAGATCATAACACCGAAATAGTTCATTAATCAGGAGGGACAAAGATCAGAGAGAATAAAAGGACaactaaaatactaaaaccatcaagagaGACCAAAACCATCAAGAGAGAAAAACAACCATTTTTGCTCCACTGGTTCCAGCTATATCTGTATctactccccctttttgtccagaatggacaCTTTCACCCAGCAGAAGCTCATagtcagccacttgattttcacaATGTTCAATGGTTTTCTTGGATTTTCAATCTGTTGTCGACCATAGGCAATCTGAGCTTTAATGTAGGAGATAGACAGTGTGACATAACCAGTAGGAGGAACATCTGTAGGTTGCTGTTCAGCTATCTCAGGCACATGTTCAGATGTTGTATCATCAGTGTTGCCAACATCCGGAGCAACATTTGAATGCAGCCAAGGCAGATCGATTTTTCTGTTGCCTTTGAAATAagcaggagaaatcttcagaggATCTCTGACAGGGCAATGATCTTCATCAATATCCCTAATGAAAccttgagattccaagattccATAAATCAGTGAAGGGTAGGGCAGCTTTGTTTTCTTGAAGTCTCCTTCAGCATATTGCAATGCTGTCCTGAACACCAGATTTCCAAAGTTAAAGGCCCTTCCAGTACCAATAGCAAACAACACCAGGGCCTGAGATCTAGTCACAGTAGTAGAATTGGTTGACGGTGTCCAATTCCAGATTGATGTCTTGTGCAGCAcggagaaaaaaaaaagtgagATTAGCAGCACTCAACTTCTTGGGATAATCAGGGAATACTTTGATCAGGCCTCCAGTGAGCACAGAGGTTACAACATTTATGTCCAGATCCTCTTCAACTTCCTCAATATCCGGAGTGTCGTAGAATGCATTGATCAAAGAAGGTGAGAACTTGTAGATACGATCAGGAACAAACACTCTCCCATACTTCACCGATTCCTCATCTCCAACACTGCCCAGGAGATTGCAGTAGAATTCTAACACTACACGGCGACAGTAGGGCATAACAGTAGTGACTGTGGATAGCAACCTTCGGTTCTTGAGAAACTCAATCAAATTGTATTTTCCATATGCAttatcatcaatatttttctcctCAATGAGCTCTCTCTGAACAAACAGCGGCCATAATGCCAAGGCATCCTCAGAATAAAATTTGGGGGAAAAAGACTTACTTAAATCATAGTCAGCCGAGTCAATGTGGCGCTCGGTGTTGTCAACATCCACCTCAACACcggcagcagtagcagcaacaTCATCAGAAGATTCACTAGTTTCAGAGCCAATATCCTCAGATTCAGCATCACCCTGTTCCTCAGATTCAAAGTCAGATACAGACGATGAAGAGGAAGAAGCTCTAGGTCGGTTTTGCTCAAACTCCTTCATCATTTCTGAATCAGGTTCATCATCCTT
This window of the Primulina tabacum isolate GXHZ01 chromosome 4, ASM2559414v2, whole genome shotgun sequence genome carries:
- the LOC142541550 gene encoding uncharacterized protein LOC142541550 produces the protein MWWSTTLMTLDAQRIIPSCDIFKLKFKESYCPPSFYSSKASEFHNLKQGDMSVAEYADSFYAMLRYAPHVAASQVAVVESFIEGLNDHLHPFVSTGKPLNYLEAVEIAKMAEASLKRSGNRVPTQHHQSGRQQFSSSGSASLRPRGKQFKKPGSSSSSSGNRGGYRYSGPYCDHCGGKHSSNQCVGVQGVCNVCGRPGHFARVCPSKTGKSAQADSRAQSNRIPTASQSSHQPSRPSHQSRGQGGQQN